The Acidobacteriota bacterium genomic sequence GGATGGTCTCGTTCATGCAGGTCACCGCATCCATCCGCTCGAGGCGGATGATCTCGACCTCGTCGAGCTGGGCGATCTCGTCGAGCTGGCGCGGCGTGAGCCGAGTGGTCACGGCATTGGCCAGCGTGTGCACGATCGGATCCTTGATCTTCCACTGCGCGAGCTTGTCGAGGATGGGCCGCTGGCTCGTCCGGATGGCATCGGCGAGTCGCGAGACCTCGGAGCCTCGCTCGCCGTCGGCGCGCGACGACAGGTGATCGTGGTGCGAGAGCGTGACCTCGATCGGCACGTCGTCGACGGCGGCGGCTGGCTGCGCCGCCGCCGTCGCCCGGCTCTTCTGGGCGCCGATGAAGTCGACGAGGCGTGGTTCGAGCTTGGCGTGCGGCATGACGTCCTCCCGGGTCGAGACGGTTGACGATCCGCACTGCACGTGACGCCCGGCGGCGCCGTGCTCCACACGAGCCGCCAGACGACGCCCGCGCGCAGCGTCTCCGGCCGTCCGCGACGTCACGACGCACCCGCTCGGTTGAAGTTGGCACGTCGGCCACATCTCGTGACCGGCCCGCTCCGGTACGGGCCGGACTTCGTTTCCGCGACGAGACGTGGAGCGACGGACCTGACCGACGCGCGTGCGAGGCCGACGACGTCGTGCGAATCGATCCGACGACGCGCGTCTCAGACGCTATACTCGTCGACGATCGACCTGCAGGCTGGAGAAGATGTCCGATCCTAACACCGATCCGGCGGACGCACCACGCCGAACGCACGAGGATTCTGCGGCCGAGCTGTCGCAGCCGTGTGCGCCGGGAACGGATCTGGTCGAGCTGCTCGCCAGCAAGATCGTCGGCCAGCCGGAAGCGCTGCGCTTCATCGTGCCGTACATCCAGATGTACCAGGCGGGACTCGCCCCACCAGGACGCCCGGCCGGCATCTTTCTCCTCCTGGGTCCGACGGGAACCGGCAAGACCCGCACCGTCGAAGCGCTCGCCGAGGTGCTCCACGGCAGCGAGCGCGCCATCGTCAAGGTCGATTGTGGCGAGTTCCAGTCCGACCACGAGGTGGCGAAGCTCATCGGCGCTCCGCCTGGCTACCTCGGCCACCGTGAGACGAAGCCCGTGTTGAGCACCGAGCGCCTCTCGGAGGTGACCAGCAAGGCGTGTGGCCTCTCACTCGTCCTGTTCGACGAGATCGAGAAGGCCGCGCCGGCCCTGTCGGTTCTCCTCCTGGGCATTCTCGACAAGGCCATCCTCCGGCTCGGCGACGGCCGCGAGGTCGACTTCGAGCGCAGCCTCATCTTCCTCACGAGCAACCTCGGCGCCCGGGAGATGGCCAGGGAGCTCGGGCCACGCGTGGGCTTTGCCGGCGCAACTCAGCCCACCGAACGCGCTGACGTGGCCGAGCGCCTGGAGAGCATCGGCCTCGCGGCGGTTCGCCGTCGCTTCTCGCCAGAGTTCGTCAACCGTCTCGACGCGGTCATCACCTACCGCCCGCTGAACGAGGACGCGCTGCTCACCATCGTCGACCAGCATCTCGCCGAATTGCGACGACACGTCCACACGCGCCTCGGCGCCCGATCCTTCGAGCTCGCGTTCGCCGATGGCGTACG encodes the following:
- a CDS encoding AAA family ATPase — translated: MSDPNTDPADAPRRTHEDSAAELSQPCAPGTDLVELLASKIVGQPEALRFIVPYIQMYQAGLAPPGRPAGIFLLLGPTGTGKTRTVEALAEVLHGSERAIVKVDCGEFQSDHEVAKLIGAPPGYLGHRETKPVLSTERLSEVTSKACGLSLVLFDEIEKAAPALSVLLLGILDKAILRLGDGREVDFERSLIFLTSNLGAREMARELGPRVGFAGATQPTERADVAERLESIGLAAVRRRFSPEFVNRLDAVITYRPLNEDALLTIVDQHLAELRRHVHTRLGARSFELAFADGVRRFLLERGTSAEYGAREMRRTLHRHVVQPLAGLVATGRIQPGSVVHLDVNAERTALRFEPTTAPAREPASRRTVLVVDDNRDLLDWFDATLSAAGFEVITATTVADALPLAAAHQPDAAALDFVLPDGDGVSLGLQLIAAHPELRVVLMSGTQLPDEEAAVCARFEFPLIVKPFLGEELVGALQARMLRPRAAGHGEGP